A stretch of Flavobacterium sp. N1994 DNA encodes these proteins:
- a CDS encoding T9SS type A sorting domain-containing protein, producing the protein MMKQKLLLFLTLISFFSSVCANKVPTVKDSREINFFKPSENDRNYDNSAIFIPLSVTITGPSSFCPGATATLTATVSGCLNSAVFVWKRNGVIIPGAITSSYSADTPGNYSVSVSCGSANVTSTSFVLSRLTLKTNVQNSCPGSTGNVNLIVINGSSPFTYAWNTGATTQDLIGIPSGNYSVAVTDANGCIATAIATVNNTLVNINAGISKSICSGDSTTLQASGADLYFWSPSTGLSNTNISNPVANPTTTTTYTVTGYVASGELVTNGDFNQGNNGFLSDYSFVNGFANTAVGYSSGTGLYPESKYTVVANRTDSNVTLYHPAFFGNGHNQGNTVGRNDDKYMAINGATVVGQKIWSQTVEVVPNNNYSFSAWITSINAGNPSLLRFLINGTEIGPQISAPSALYAWKQFYTVWNSGSATTAEITIINDNSIASGNDFGLDDISFSTTCSNSATVTITVNSPLTSNVISNPQVTTFCLNGDAGIIQGALPTGGNGTYTYQWQLSSDDTTWSNINGATDQSYNPGVVYSTTRFRRIVTSGSCSSESNICTITITPGTAITNNTITAPATSSFCISGDPANIAGSTPSGGGNVGSFSYVWLSSTDGNNFSIISGATAASYNPGVVTQTTYFRRVVSKGSCNSDESNIILISINQLPSIDVISSGSVCGSGSATLEVQSESGATIKWYATEQSSAVLNTTSIFSTPSVTQTTTYYAQATKSGCTSNRIPVVVTVNPIPTVASVTNGSVCGSGDVTLSATSSSGSIQWYSEATDGALLGTGQTFTASAISFNTTVYAQALDNGCSSERSAVTASVNPKPQQPTIACYQSANFNSATCSWDISGTQPAAPTVLCYQTATWNPTSCDYDITGTQPAAPTVLCYQTATWNATTCDYDVTGTQPAAPTVLCYQTATWNPTSCDYDVTGTQPAAPTVLCYQTATWNATTCDYDVTGTQPAAPAVLCYQTATWNATTCDYDVTGTQPAAPAVLCYQTATWNPTSCDYDVTGTQPAAPKVLCYQTATWNAASCDYDVTGTQPAAPTVLCYQTATWNATTCDYDVTGTQPAAPTVLCYQTATWNATTCDYDVTGTQPVAPTVLCYQTATWNATTCDYDVTGTQPAAPAILCYQTATWNAASCDYDITGTQPAAPTVLCYQTATWNAASCDYDVTGTQPAAPTVLCYQTATWNATTCDYDVTGTQPEAPTVACYQNATWNGTTCQYDVTGTQPQAPTVACYQNAIWNGNTCQYDVTGIQPIRPSMTSCQTAEFNTVSCLWVVTNINLAVPTTSSTQPNCSSKKGSITVTSPIGSGYSYSINGGLSYQTSPVFSNLCVGTYSVTVKNANGCVSNATVVVINSAIALSAPVVNVTQPTCSSTRGSITVTSPIGSGYSYSINGGLSYQTTPTFSNLCVGTYSITVKNAAGCVSNAKVVVINSAIALSAPVVNVTQPTCSSTRGSIIVTSPIGSGYSYSINGGLSYQTTPTFSNLCVGTYSITVKNAAGCVSNAKVVVINSAIALSAPVVNVTQPTCSSTRGSITVTSPVGSGYSYSKNGGSSYQTSPVFSNLCVGTYSITVKNTAECISNARVVVINSAIALSAPVVNVTQPTSSSTRGSITVTSPIGSGYSYSVNGGSSYQTSPIFSNLCVGTYSVTVKNAAECVSNARIVVINKYIGVKPTCKLFDAKVYPNPFTETFRLSLTNLSEAKVGILVYDIVGNLITQYEISESEVSDFEIGSNFPSGIYNVIVNQEDRIETLRVIKK; encoded by the coding sequence ATGATGAAACAAAAATTATTACTGTTTTTAACGTTAATTTCTTTCTTTTCGAGTGTATGTGCTAATAAAGTGCCTACCGTTAAAGATTCAAGAGAAATTAATTTTTTTAAACCATCTGAAAATGATAGAAATTATGATAATTCTGCCATTTTTATCCCGTTGAGCGTTACAATTACAGGACCCTCATCTTTTTGTCCGGGTGCTACTGCTACGCTCACAGCAACTGTTAGTGGATGTCTGAATAGCGCAGTATTTGTTTGGAAGAGAAACGGTGTGATAATTCCCGGAGCTATTACTTCAAGTTATAGTGCTGATACGCCCGGAAATTACTCTGTTTCTGTTTCATGTGGATCAGCAAATGTAACTTCAACTTCATTTGTATTAAGTCGTTTGACTTTGAAAACTAATGTACAAAACTCATGTCCTGGTAGTACTGGAAATGTAAATTTGATTGTTATTAATGGAAGTTCTCCTTTTACTTATGCATGGAATACAGGGGCGACAACTCAAGATTTAATAGGTATTCCGAGTGGCAATTATTCAGTGGCAGTTACTGATGCAAATGGATGTATTGCAACTGCAATAGCAACGGTTAATAATACTTTAGTAAATATTAATGCAGGAATAAGTAAATCTATTTGTAGTGGTGACTCTACAACATTACAAGCCAGCGGAGCTGATTTGTATTTTTGGTCTCCAAGTACAGGCTTAAGCAATACGAATATAAGTAATCCTGTTGCAAATCCTACTACAACTACAACATATACCGTAACAGGATATGTAGCCAGTGGTGAATTAGTTACTAATGGTGATTTTAATCAGGGGAATAATGGTTTTTTATCTGATTATTCTTTTGTTAATGGATTTGCTAATACAGCAGTTGGTTATTCTTCAGGAACAGGACTTTATCCAGAATCAAAATATACTGTTGTGGCTAATCGAACAGATTCTAATGTTACATTATACCATCCTGCTTTTTTTGGAAATGGTCATAATCAAGGCAATACTGTAGGTCGTAATGATGATAAATATATGGCTATTAATGGTGCAACTGTTGTTGGTCAAAAAATTTGGAGTCAAACTGTTGAAGTTGTGCCAAACAATAATTATAGTTTTTCGGCATGGATTACTTCTATTAATGCCGGTAACCCTTCGCTACTTCGTTTTTTAATTAATGGAACTGAAATAGGCCCTCAAATTTCTGCACCATCAGCACTTTATGCTTGGAAGCAATTTTATACTGTTTGGAATTCAGGTTCAGCAACTACTGCTGAAATTACGATTATCAATGACAATAGTATTGCAAGTGGAAATGATTTTGGATTGGATGATATTTCTTTTTCTACAACTTGTTCAAATTCGGCAACAGTTACTATTACAGTAAATAGTCCGCTAACATCTAATGTGATAAGCAATCCTCAAGTAACGACTTTCTGTTTAAATGGTGATGCTGGAATCATACAAGGAGCATTACCAACTGGAGGAAATGGAACTTATACTTATCAGTGGCAATTAAGCAGTGACGATACAACTTGGTCAAATATTAATGGAGCAACCGATCAATCATACAATCCCGGTGTAGTCTATTCTACGACACGATTCCGTCGTATTGTCACTAGTGGTTCTTGTTCATCAGAAAGTAATATTTGCACAATAACAATTACACCTGGTACAGCTATTACTAATAATACAATTACAGCTCCTGCTACCTCATCATTTTGTATTTCTGGTGATCCGGCTAATATTGCAGGTTCTACTCCTTCTGGAGGAGGGAATGTAGGGTCGTTTTCTTATGTTTGGTTATCGAGTACAGATGGAAATAATTTTTCAATCATTTCCGGAGCAACAGCAGCATCATACAATCCGGGAGTAGTAACACAAACAACCTATTTCCGTCGTGTAGTTTCAAAAGGATCTTGTAATTCAGATGAAAGTAATATAATACTAATTTCAATTAATCAATTGCCATCAATTGATGTGATCTCGTCAGGTTCTGTATGTGGTTCAGGAAGTGCTACACTAGAAGTACAGTCCGAAAGTGGTGCAACCATTAAATGGTATGCCACAGAACAATCAAGTGCAGTACTAAATACTACTTCGATTTTCTCTACGCCATCAGTTACACAAACAACAACCTATTACGCACAAGCTACTAAAAGTGGATGTACTTCTAATCGTATTCCAGTTGTAGTTACTGTGAACCCAATACCTACAGTTGCAAGTGTTACTAACGGATCAGTATGTGGATCGGGTGATGTAACTCTTTCAGCAACATCATCTTCAGGTAGTATTCAATGGTACTCTGAAGCTACAGATGGTGCTCTATTAGGTACAGGACAAACATTCACTGCATCTGCAATTTCATTTAATACAACAGTCTATGCTCAAGCTTTGGATAATGGTTGTTCTTCAGAACGTTCTGCTGTAACGGCATCTGTTAATCCTAAACCCCAACAACCGACAATAGCTTGTTATCAATCGGCTAATTTTAATAGTGCTACTTGTTCATGGGATATATCAGGAACACAACCAGCTGCTCCTACAGTATTATGTTACCAAACAGCTACTTGGAATCCTACTTCTTGTGATTATGATATAACAGGAACACAACCAGCTGCTCCTACAGTATTATGTTACCAAACAGCTACTTGGAATGCTACTACTTGTGATTACGATGTAACAGGAACACAACCAGCTGCTCCTACAGTATTATGTTACCAAACAGCTACTTGGAATCCTACTTCTTGTGATTACGATGTAACAGGAACACAACCAGCTGCTCCTACAGTATTATGTTACCAAACAGCTACTTGGAATGCTACTACTTGTGATTACGATGTAACAGGAACACAACCAGCTGCTCCTGCAGTATTATGTTACCAAACAGCTACTTGGAATGCTACTACTTGTGATTACGATGTAACAGGAACACAACCAGCTGCTCCTGCAGTATTATGTTACCAAACAGCTACTTGGAATCCTACTTCTTGTGATTACGATGTAACAGGAACACAACCAGCTGCTCCTAAAGTATTATGTTACCAAACAGCTACTTGGAATGCTGCTTCTTGTGATTACGATGTAACAGGAACTCAACCAGCTGCTCCTACAGTATTATGCTACCAAACAGCTACTTGGAATGCTACTACTTGTGATTACGATGTAACAGGAACACAACCAGCTGCTCCTACAGTATTATGTTACCAAACAGCTACTTGGAATGCTACTACTTGTGATTACGATGTAACAGGAACACAGCCAGTTGCACCTACAGTATTATGTTACCAAACAGCTACTTGGAATGCTACTACTTGTGATTACGATGTAACAGGAACACAGCCAGCTGCACCTGCAATATTATGCTACCAAACAGCTACTTGGAATGCTGCTTCTTGTGATTACGATATAACAGGAACACAACCAGCTGCTCCTACAGTATTATGTTACCAAACAGCTACTTGGAATGCTGCTTCTTGTGATTACGATGTAACAGGAACACAACCAGCTGCTCCTACAGTATTATGTTACCAAACAGCTACTTGGAATGCTACGACTTGTGATTACGATGTAACAGGAACACAACCAGAGGCGCCAACAGTAGCTTGTTATCAAAACGCAACTTGGAATGGCACTACATGTCAATACGATGTAACAGGAACACAACCACAGGCACCAACAGTAGCTTGTTATCAAAACGCAATTTGGAATGGAAATACATGTCAATACGATGTTACAGGAATTCAGCCAATTAGACCTTCGATGACTTCTTGTCAAACAGCAGAATTCAATACAGTTAGTTGTTTATGGGTTGTGACCAATATTAATCTTGCTGTTCCAACTACTAGTTCAACTCAACCAAATTGTTCTTCTAAGAAAGGATCAATTACAGTTACATCTCCTATTGGATCAGGTTATAGCTATAGTATAAATGGTGGATTATCATACCAGACATCTCCTGTATTTAGTAATTTATGTGTAGGAACTTATAGTGTTACTGTTAAGAATGCTAATGGATGTGTTTCTAATGCTACAGTTGTTGTTATAAATTCAGCAATTGCATTATCTGCTCCTGTTGTAAATGTAACACAACCAACATGTTCTTCTACGCGAGGATCAATTACAGTTACATCTCCTATTGGCTCTGGTTATAGCTATAGTATAAATGGTGGATTATCCTATCAAACAACTCCAACATTTAGTAATTTATGTGTAGGAACTTATAGTATTACTGTTAAGAATGCTGCTGGATGTGTTTCTAATGCTAAAGTTGTCGTTATAAATTCAGCAATTGCATTATCTGCTCCTGTTGTAAATGTAACACAACCAACATGTTCTTCTACGCGAGGATCAATTATAGTTACATCTCCTATTGGCTCTGGTTATAGCTATAGTATAAATGGTGGATTATCCTATCAAACAACTCCAACATTTAGTAATTTATGTGTAGGAACTTATAGTATTACTGTTAAGAATGCTGCTGGATGTGTTTCTAATGCTAAAGTTGTCGTTATAAATTCAGCAATTGCATTATCTGCTCCTGTTGTAAATGTAACGCAACCAACATGTTCTTCTACGAGAGGATCAATTACAGTTACATCTCCTGTAGGATCTGGTTATAGCTATAGTAAAAATGGTGGATCATCATATCAGACATCTCCTGTATTTAGTAATTTATGTGTAGGAACTTATAGCATTACTGTTAAGAATACTGCTGAATGTATTTCTAATGCTAGAGTTGTTGTTATAAATTCAGCAATTGCATTATCTGCTCCTGTTGTAAATGTGACACAACCAACCTCTTCTTCTACGAGAGGATCAATTACAGTTACATCTCCTATAGGATCTGGTTATAGCTATAGTGTAAATGGTGGATCATCATATCAGACATCTCCTATATTTAGTAATTTATGTGTAGGAACTTACAGTGTTACTGTTAAAAATGCTGCTGAATGTGTTTCTAATGCTAGAATTGTGGTAATTAATAAATATATTGGAGTTAAACCAACTTGTAAATTGTTTGATGCTAAAGTTTATCCTAATCCATTTACAGAAACATTTCGTTTGAGTTTAACAAATTTAAGTGAAGCAAAAGTTGGAATTCTAGTTTATGACATAGTAGGAAATTTAATTACACAGTATGAAATTTCTGAGAGTGAAGTTTCAGATTTTGAAATAGGTTCTAATTTTCCATCAGGTATTTACAATGTTATTGTAAACCAAGAAGATCGTATTGAAACACTACGAGTAATAAAAAAATAG
- a CDS encoding ABC-F family ATP-binding cassette domain-containing protein — MNYLSVENISKSFGERTLFENISFGINKDQKIAFIAKNGSGKTCIMNIINGEDEPDTGQVVLRKGLKMAFLSQKNNLQEELTIEESIFASDNQILHVIEQYEKALENPEDEEKYQLAFDEMDRHNAWDFETQFKQILSKLKLDDLKLKVKSLSGGQKKRLSLAIILINRPDLLILDEPTNHLDLEMIEWLESYFAKENITLFMVTHDRFFLERVCNEIIELDNGKLYQYKGNYSYYLQKKEERIAMENSTIDKAQNLFTKELAWMRRQPKARTTKSKSRQDDFYKIKEVAESRRKDNVVELEINMERMGSKIIELHKLYKKFKDKTILDNFTYDFQRGERIGIIGKNGTGKSTFLNILTKTMLPDAGKVVIGDTIKVGYYTQSGINPKPGQKVIDIIKEYGEYIPLTKGKIISASQLLERFLFDAKKQYDFVEKLSGGELKRLYLCTVLIQNPNFLILDEPTNDLDIVTLNVLESFLLDYPGCLLVVSHDRYFMDKIVDHLFIFRGEGQIEDFPGNYSDFRAYEDSAEPKNLSSVSTEKVNWKQNNPTTSGLNFNEQKEFSKIEREIKDLEYEKKQIENQFAEGKVADADITAKANELQAIITKLEEKEERWFELSSKME; from the coding sequence GTGAATTACCTTTCAGTAGAAAATATATCGAAATCCTTTGGAGAAAGAACCTTGTTTGAAAACATTTCGTTCGGCATCAACAAAGACCAAAAAATTGCTTTTATTGCCAAAAATGGTTCAGGAAAAACCTGTATCATGAACATTATCAACGGTGAAGATGAACCTGATACTGGTCAGGTGGTGCTTCGAAAAGGATTGAAAATGGCGTTTCTTTCCCAAAAGAACAATCTGCAGGAGGAGTTGACGATTGAGGAAAGCATTTTTGCTTCGGATAATCAGATTTTGCATGTGATTGAGCAATATGAAAAAGCTTTGGAAAACCCAGAAGATGAGGAAAAATACCAATTGGCTTTTGATGAAATGGATCGACACAATGCTTGGGATTTTGAAACGCAATTCAAGCAAATTCTATCTAAACTAAAACTAGATGATTTAAAACTGAAAGTAAAAAGTCTTTCAGGAGGTCAGAAAAAAAGATTGTCATTGGCTATCATTTTGATTAATCGTCCTGATTTGTTGATATTAGATGAGCCTACAAATCACTTGGATTTAGAGATGATTGAATGGTTAGAAAGTTATTTTGCTAAAGAAAATATTACTTTGTTTATGGTTACTCACGACCGTTTCTTTTTGGAGCGTGTTTGTAATGAAATTATCGAATTAGACAACGGAAAACTATACCAATACAAAGGCAATTACTCTTATTATCTTCAGAAAAAAGAGGAGCGCATTGCTATGGAAAATTCTACGATTGATAAAGCGCAAAATCTTTTTACCAAAGAATTGGCTTGGATGCGTCGTCAACCTAAAGCCAGGACTACCAAATCGAAATCGCGTCAAGATGATTTTTACAAAATCAAGGAAGTCGCTGAAAGTAGAAGAAAAGATAATGTAGTCGAGCTTGAAATCAATATGGAGCGAATGGGCAGCAAGATTATTGAGCTACACAAACTTTATAAAAAATTCAAAGACAAAACCATATTGGACAACTTTACTTATGATTTCCAACGCGGTGAACGTATTGGAATTATTGGTAAAAACGGAACAGGGAAATCGACTTTCTTGAATATCTTAACCAAAACGATGTTACCTGATGCTGGTAAAGTGGTTATTGGGGATACCATTAAAGTGGGGTACTACACACAAAGTGGTATCAATCCTAAGCCTGGACAAAAAGTAATTGACATTATCAAAGAATATGGCGAATATATTCCGTTAACGAAAGGGAAAATTATTTCGGCTTCGCAGTTATTGGAACGCTTTTTATTTGATGCTAAGAAACAATACGACTTTGTTGAAAAGCTAAGTGGTGGTGAGTTGAAACGACTGTATTTGTGTACCGTTTTGATTCAGAATCCAAACTTTTTGATTCTGGATGAGCCTACGAATGACTTGGATATTGTGACTTTGAATGTATTGGAAAGTTTCTTATTAGATTATCCTGGCTGTTTATTAGTGGTTTCTCACGACCGTTATTTTATGGATAAGATTGTAGATCACTTGTTCATCTTTAGAGGTGAAGGACAGATAGAAGATTTTCCAGGAAATTATTCTGATTTTAGAGCCTATGAAGATTCGGCTGAGCCTAAAAACTTATCGAGTGTTAGTACGGAAAAAGTAAATTGGAAGCAAAACAATCCAACGACTTCTGGTTTGAACTTCAATGAGCAAAAAGAGTTCAGCAAAATTGAGCGCGAGATTAAAGATTTAGAATACGAGAAAAAGCAAATCGAAAATCAGTTTGCTGAAGGGAAAGTAGCTGATGCTGATATTACGGCTAAAGCCAATGAACTTCAAGCTATCATAACCAAACTAGAAGAAAAAGAAGAACGTTGGTTTGAGCTTTCTTCTAAAATGGAGTAA
- a CDS encoding outer membrane protein assembly factor, whose translation MFKKKSKRIESNTEAKSNIIILPTIGYQPATGFTLGFISQYSFKKDLEDKISLISGGASYSTKKQILTYLKNSMYLDKDKYFLKGDYRYYIFSQSNFGLSSDIIPYGDAFDDFDFAAIEQPMKYNYFKFHQTASIRIIKSFYTGLGIHVDDYSHIQDELLDVSHQEFTYHYDYSKKYGFNENHYTVVGGSLNVIYDTRDNLINTNNGLFVNLNYRFNPKINSSQQQSTVLTLDSRYFIPLDHKIKQHVLGIWAYGQFNTSGKVPYLNLPAIGWDQNNRSGKGYIQGLIRGANLLCLESEYRFPILKNQLITGTVFVNATTASDVEGNVKLFHSMQPAIGLGIRILLDKNTFTNFVANFGLGRDSKTFYFNDGESF comes from the coding sequence TTGTTTAAAAAAAAATCTAAAAGAATAGAGAGTAATACTGAAGCTAAAAGTAATATCATCATACTTCCTACCATTGGTTATCAACCGGCAACAGGGTTTACGTTGGGATTTATCAGTCAATACAGTTTTAAAAAAGATTTGGAAGATAAAATATCATTAATTTCTGGTGGCGCTTCTTATAGCACAAAAAAGCAAATCTTAACCTACTTAAAAAACAGTATGTACTTGGATAAAGACAAGTATTTTTTGAAAGGTGATTATAGATATTATATTTTTTCCCAATCTAATTTCGGTTTAAGTTCTGATATAATTCCTTATGGTGATGCCTTTGATGATTTTGATTTTGCTGCTATTGAACAACCCATGAAGTATAATTATTTCAAATTTCATCAAACTGCTTCTATCAGGATTATCAAATCTTTCTACACAGGATTAGGTATTCATGTTGATGACTATAGTCATATTCAAGATGAATTATTGGATGTCAGTCATCAAGAGTTCACTTATCATTATGACTATTCGAAAAAATATGGATTCAATGAAAACCATTATACTGTTGTTGGTGGCAGCTTAAATGTGATTTATGACACCAGAGACAATCTGATAAATACAAATAACGGGTTGTTTGTAAATTTAAATTACAGATTCAATCCAAAAATAAATTCTAGTCAACAACAAAGTACCGTTTTAACATTAGATTCAAGATATTTTATACCATTGGACCATAAAATAAAACAACATGTTTTAGGAATTTGGGCTTATGGCCAATTTAACACTAGTGGTAAAGTTCCCTATTTAAATCTTCCAGCTATTGGTTGGGATCAAAACAACAGAAGTGGAAAAGGCTATATACAAGGATTAATTAGAGGAGCAAATTTATTATGTCTTGAAAGTGAATATCGCTTTCCAATATTGAAAAATCAGTTGATAACCGGAACGGTATTTGTCAATGCTACGACTGCGAGTGATGTAGAAGGAAATGTAAAACTTTTTCATTCCATGCAACCAGCAATAGGTTTAGGAATAAGAATTTTACTTGATAAAAATACTTTCACTAATTTTGTAGCTAATTTTGGATTAGGACGCGATTCTAAAACATTTTATTTTAATGATGGAGAATCATTTTAA
- a CDS encoding O-methyltransferase, protein MLYILKSYLKFLYCSKNQHGVHSPFVFNLVTKCFYDKKQYPEYSILKKYRDSLLQNKNTIDVTDFGAGSRVFKSNTRPIAKIASTAGITKKRAELLFRITNYFQTESILEIGTSLGMATSALALGNPKAKITTLEGCPNTLNVAQKQFEKFGFKNIQSITTEFSSYLKTATGNCDWKLIYFDGNHSKKATLAYFEFLLPTVTNETVWIFDDIHWSKDMEEAWERIKNHPNVTVTIDTFQWGLVFFRKEQPKEHFVIRA, encoded by the coding sequence ATGCTTTACATCTTAAAATCATATTTAAAATTTCTTTACTGCTCCAAAAACCAACATGGAGTGCATTCGCCTTTTGTTTTTAATTTGGTTACCAAATGCTTTTATGACAAGAAACAATATCCTGAATATTCTATACTGAAAAAGTACAGGGATTCGCTTTTACAAAACAAAAATACAATTGACGTTACTGATTTTGGTGCGGGTTCTAGAGTATTCAAAAGTAATACAAGGCCAATTGCTAAGATTGCCTCAACTGCTGGAATCACTAAAAAAAGAGCAGAATTGCTTTTCAGAATCACTAATTATTTTCAAACCGAAAGTATTTTGGAAATTGGTACTTCACTTGGAATGGCAACTTCTGCCCTAGCCTTAGGAAATCCTAAAGCAAAAATTACTACATTAGAAGGATGTCCAAATACATTGAATGTGGCTCAAAAACAATTTGAAAAATTTGGTTTTAAAAACATTCAATCGATTACCACTGAATTTTCAAGTTACTTGAAAACTGCGACTGGAAACTGCGACTGGAAACTAATTTACTTTGATGGAAATCATTCTAAAAAGGCAACTTTGGCCTATTTCGAATTCTTATTACCCACTGTTACTAATGAAACGGTTTGGATTTTTGATGACATCCATTGGTCAAAAGACATGGAAGAAGCATGGGAAAGGATTAAAAATCATCCTAATGTTACAGTAACCATAGATACTTTTCAATGGGGACTGGTATTCTTTCGTAAAGAACAACCCAAAGAGCATTTTGTGATTCGAGCATAA
- a CDS encoding ABC transporter ATP-binding protein, whose protein sequence is MANPLINISNLKRDFQLGSETIYVLKGIDLQINKGEYVALMGPSGSGKSTLMNLLGCLDTPTSGSYILNGKDVSQMHDDDLAEIRNKEIGFVFQTFNLLPRTTALDNVALPMIYAGHSKSERNERATEVLTQVNLADRMDHQPNQLSGGQRQRVAIARALVNKPSIILADEPTGNLDSKTSIEIMNLFNDIHKNGNTVILVTHEEDIAKYAHRIIRLRDGIIESDNPNPDHL, encoded by the coding sequence ATGGCAAATCCATTAATTAACATAAGTAACCTTAAACGTGATTTTCAATTAGGAAGCGAAACCATTTACGTTTTAAAAGGCATCGATTTACAAATCAACAAAGGCGAATATGTAGCGCTTATGGGGCCTTCAGGTTCTGGAAAATCTACCTTAATGAACCTTTTAGGATGTTTGGACACACCCACTTCTGGAAGTTATATTTTGAATGGAAAAGACGTTAGCCAAATGCATGACGATGATTTGGCTGAAATCCGAAACAAAGAAATTGGATTTGTATTTCAAACGTTTAATCTTTTACCAAGAACAACTGCTTTAGATAATGTTGCTCTACCTATGATTTACGCAGGTCACTCAAAATCAGAACGTAATGAACGAGCGACTGAAGTATTAACTCAAGTTAACCTTGCCGATAGAATGGATCACCAACCAAACCAACTTTCTGGAGGACAACGTCAGCGTGTGGCTATTGCTAGAGCTTTAGTCAACAAACCTTCTATCATCTTAGCAGATGAACCTACAGGAAATTTGGATAGTAAAACTTCTATCGAAATCATGAATCTTTTTAATGACATTCACAAAAATGGCAATACGGTAATCCTAGTAACTCACGAAGAAGACATCGCTAAATATGCACATAGAATTATCCGTTTGCGAGATGGTATTATAGAGAGTGACAATCCTAATCCAGATCATTTGTAA
- a CDS encoding cob(I)yrinic acid a,c-diamide adenosyltransferase produces MKVYTKTGDTGTTALFGGTRVPKHHIRIESYGTVDELNSHIGLIRDQDIDVLYKNVLIEIQDRLFTVGAILATPPEKEVLKNGQPRLNINRISEEDIAFLESKIDVMDTALPPMTHFVLPGGHTTVSYCHIARCVCRRAERLAVHLHELEPTDELVIKYLNRLSDYLFVLARKLSFDLQADEVPWIPRK; encoded by the coding sequence ATGAAAGTTTATACTAAAACTGGCGACACTGGAACCACAGCTCTTTTCGGAGGCACTCGAGTTCCAAAACACCATATCCGAATTGAAAGTTATGGTACCGTTGACGAACTTAATTCCCATATCGGACTTATTCGCGATCAAGACATCGATGTTTTATACAAAAATGTGCTGATAGAAATACAAGATCGATTATTCACTGTGGGAGCCATTCTTGCCACACCACCCGAAAAAGAAGTTTTAAAAAACGGTCAGCCTCGTTTAAACATCAATCGCATTTCTGAAGAAGATATAGCATTCCTTGAAAGTAAAATTGATGTAATGGATACTGCTTTGCCACCCATGACACACTTTGTCTTGCCAGGCGGTCACACTACTGTGTCATATTGTCACATAGCACGCTGTGTATGCCGTAGAGCGGAGCGTTTAGCAGTCCATTTGCATGAGTTAGAGCCTACGGATGAGTTAGTAATTAAATACTTAAACCGACTTTCTGACTACCTTTTTGTCTTGGCACGGAAGTTGTCCTTTGACCTGCAAGCGGATGAAGTACCATGGATTCCGAGGAAGTAA
- a CDS encoding DUF2795 domain-containing protein: protein MYWTLELASYLSDAPWPATKDELIDYAIRTGAPLEVVENLQSIEDEGEIYESMEEIWPDYPTDEDYLWNEDEY, encoded by the coding sequence ATGTATTGGACATTAGAATTAGCATCGTATTTAAGCGATGCCCCTTGGCCAGCAACCAAAGATGAACTTATTGACTATGCTATAAGAACTGGTGCTCCACTTGAAGTAGTAGAAAATTTACAGTCTATAGAAGATGAAGGTGAAATCTATGAATCTATGGAAGAAATTTGGCCAGATTATCCAACCGACGAAGATTATCTTTGGAATGAGGATGAATATTAA